The following proteins come from a genomic window of Proteinivorax hydrogeniformans:
- a CDS encoding helix-hairpin-helix domain-containing protein, translating to MSFDKEKIIVTTVIIALVVTLGAVNWYRNHREEQQVNIESKEQLLEKQDDDVPVERIIVHVSGEVKKPGVYQLTEGDRVIDAIDKAGGATKEGDKNALNLAAFIYDGDKITIPKEGESPQIESESSSTGRININRATEQELQELNGIGASRAEAITQYREDNGPFSSPEDIKNVSGIGPAIFNQIKEDISVR from the coding sequence ATGAGCTTTGATAAAGAAAAAATAATAGTAACTACAGTGATTATTGCTCTCGTCGTGACCCTTGGCGCAGTTAATTGGTACAGAAACCATAGAGAAGAGCAACAGGTAAATATAGAAAGCAAAGAACAGTTACTTGAAAAGCAGGATGATGATGTGCCGGTAGAAAGAATCATTGTACATGTATCTGGCGAAGTAAAAAAACCAGGGGTATATCAATTAACAGAAGGAGATCGTGTGATAGATGCCATTGACAAAGCGGGAGGCGCTACAAAAGAGGGAGATAAAAATGCCTTAAACTTAGCTGCTTTTATCTACGATGGGGATAAAATAACTATTCCTAAAGAGGGGGAAAGTCCTCAAATCGAAAGCGAAAGCAGCTCAACTGGCAGGATAAACATCAATAGAGCTACAGAACAAGAGCTACAAGAGTTAAATGGTATTGGAGCTTCAAGGGCTGAAGCTATAACCCAATACCGGGAAGATAACGGGCCATTTTCTTCTCCTGAGGACATCAAAAACGTATCAGGAATAGGTCCAGCAATATTTAATCAAATTAAAGAAGATATTTCAGTTAGATAG
- a CDS encoding molybdopterin-dependent oxidoreductase → MKIYNSACPLDCWDACGYEVYKDGDNAVVRGKKEHPITNGFVCKKAQYVLERVHHKSRITSPLLKEKGKWRSVSWDEALNLMSKHIKANLKQYGPKSIAHYYDSGAGGTLKNLEHRFFNLLGGVTEPSGSLCWAAGMAAIKKDFGAARCHNPSDIINSDNVVIWGRNVTETNIHLMPFIKQAQKAGATIICIDPTKTKIADISDLHISVKPSSDGFFALSIAKQVLNKYPDALDNVSKLCNNVGKYQEILSKYSIEELSKICGVSIELIEKLAVLFTENTSSFYLGYGMQRYFNSGNSIRAINSLAMLTGNIGIKGGGVNYADTYVSDSIDLDALTLENDATKRFFPKAQFPDYILSTEQAPINFMYVSRANPAVTLPNTATVKKAFEKVDFVVGCDVTFTDTMSLCDLVLPATTSLEEEDIIYTSMWHRYINYLEPVFSPIEQTRPEWEVFADLSARIGLKGYPQKSAKEWLTDVFSPLKQNYKITIDDIREKPVLLGKWDTPFKNGNFKTENGRFNLLDCEISQTDTLKKYELFFMTPHPKNSLHSQFQEKLSLEDYPVCFINPNTAKKLGLKDNKTVMIGTQKGSIKGILRMAKWVHSDVLFSYEGRPWGYGNTQNIVTYDGLTDIGEGTDMYGTVCKVTPI, encoded by the coding sequence ATTAAGATTTATAATAGTGCATGTCCTTTGGACTGTTGGGATGCCTGTGGCTATGAAGTATACAAAGATGGTGACAATGCGGTGGTAAGAGGAAAAAAAGAGCATCCTATTACAAATGGTTTTGTATGTAAAAAAGCTCAGTATGTGTTAGAAAGAGTTCATCATAAAAGTAGAATTACATCTCCACTATTAAAAGAAAAGGGCAAGTGGAGGAGTGTATCATGGGATGAAGCTTTAAATTTAATGTCAAAGCATATTAAAGCTAATTTAAAGCAATATGGTCCTAAGTCTATAGCTCATTATTATGATTCTGGAGCTGGAGGAACTTTAAAGAATCTTGAACATCGTTTTTTTAATTTGTTAGGTGGAGTTACAGAACCTAGCGGCAGTTTATGTTGGGCTGCTGGAATGGCAGCTATAAAAAAAGATTTTGGAGCAGCTAGGTGTCATAACCCTTCTGATATTATAAATAGCGATAATGTAGTGATTTGGGGTCGAAACGTGACAGAGACAAACATTCACCTTATGCCTTTTATAAAGCAGGCACAAAAGGCTGGTGCGACTATAATTTGTATAGACCCAACTAAGACTAAAATTGCAGACATTAGTGATTTGCACATAAGTGTTAAGCCTTCTTCTGACGGCTTTTTTGCTTTATCCATAGCTAAACAAGTTTTAAATAAGTACCCTGACGCTTTAGACAATGTTTCGAAATTATGTAATAACGTAGGTAAGTATCAAGAAATATTAAGCAAGTATAGCATTGAAGAATTATCTAAAATATGTGGCGTGAGTATAGAATTGATAGAAAAATTAGCAGTGCTTTTTACAGAAAACACTAGCTCTTTCTATTTAGGGTATGGTATGCAAAGATATTTTAATTCAGGTAACTCCATAAGGGCGATAAATTCATTGGCAATGCTTACAGGTAATATTGGCATAAAAGGCGGCGGAGTTAACTATGCCGACACTTATGTTTCTGACTCCATTGATTTAGACGCTCTTACGTTAGAAAACGATGCTACGAAACGTTTTTTCCCTAAAGCTCAATTTCCAGATTATATCCTAAGTACTGAGCAAGCTCCAATAAACTTTATGTACGTTTCAAGGGCTAATCCAGCAGTGACCTTACCAAACACAGCAACGGTCAAAAAAGCTTTTGAAAAGGTAGACTTTGTTGTTGGCTGTGATGTGACATTTACTGATACTATGAGTTTGTGTGATTTAGTGCTACCCGCGACTACTTCCCTAGAGGAAGAAGACATAATTTATACTTCTATGTGGCACAGATATATTAACTATTTAGAACCCGTTTTTTCTCCAATTGAACAAACTCGTCCAGAGTGGGAGGTTTTTGCGGATTTATCCGCAAGGATAGGTTTAAAAGGGTACCCCCAAAAAAGTGCTAAGGAGTGGCTAACAGATGTATTTTCACCTTTAAAGCAAAACTATAAAATTACAATAGACGATATTAGAGAAAAACCTGTGCTTTTAGGGAAGTGGGATACTCCTTTTAAAAATGGTAATTTCAAGACTGAAAACGGTAGATTTAACCTGCTAGATTGCGAAATTAGCCAAACTGATACTCTTAAAAAGTACGAATTGTTTTTTATGACTCCCCACCCCAAGAATAGTTTGCATAGTCAATTTCAGGAAAAATTAAGTTTAGAGGATTACCCTGTCTGTTTTATAAACCCAAACACCGCCAAAAAACTAGGGCTTAAAGATAATAAAACTGTTATGATAGGCACGCAAAAAGGTAGTATTAAAGGTATCCTTAGAATGGCTAAGTGGGTGCATTCAGATGTGTTGTTTTCGTATGAGGGCAGACCATGGGGTTATGGTAACACCCAAAACATTGTTACTTATGATGGTTTAACGGATATAGGAGAAGGAACAGATATGTATGGTACTGTATGTAAAGTTACTCCTATCTAA
- a CDS encoding cell wall hydrolase, whose protein sequence is MSINLKQIAKKVTTSLVIGTVILTSGSAFAQSYTIQRGDSLFTIAQKFDTSIDALKQANDISGSGDLIYAGDKLTIPTSTHTVKTGDTLYRISKENGVEVADLKEANDLDSALILPGQVLTIPVAGSEDQSVQKQANETTETTQGVRMDITEEERELLAKAVHSESRGEPFEGQVAVAAVIFNRVESSEFPNTIEGVIFEPWAFSPVHDGSFWQTPNDSAYRAVEEALKGNDPSGGAIFFYNPVTATNQWIRSREIINEIGSHVFAV, encoded by the coding sequence ATGTCTATTAACTTAAAACAAATTGCTAAAAAAGTTACCACTAGTTTAGTTATAGGTACAGTTATTTTAACTTCAGGCTCTGCGTTTGCCCAAAGTTATACGATTCAAAGAGGTGATTCTTTATTTACAATAGCCCAAAAGTTTGACACCTCTATTGATGCTTTAAAGCAAGCTAACGATATTAGCGGCAGCGGAGATTTAATTTATGCTGGAGATAAGTTAACTATACCTACCTCAACTCACACGGTTAAAACAGGTGACACTTTGTACAGAATTTCAAAAGAAAACGGTGTTGAAGTAGCTGATTTAAAAGAAGCTAACGACTTAGATTCTGCATTAATTTTACCAGGACAAGTATTGACTATACCTGTTGCAGGTTCTGAAGATCAATCAGTTCAAAAGCAAGCAAATGAAACTACAGAAACAACACAAGGTGTAAGAATGGATATCACTGAAGAAGAAAGAGAACTTCTAGCTAAAGCAGTTCACAGTGAGTCCAGAGGAGAGCCATTTGAAGGTCAAGTTGCAGTTGCTGCAGTTATTTTCAACAGAGTCGAAAGCTCGGAGTTTCCAAATACTATCGAAGGTGTAATTTTTGAGCCATGGGCTTTTTCACCTGTACACGACGGTTCGTTCTGGCAAACTCCTAACGATTCAGCTTACAGAGCTGTAGAGGAAGCTTTAAAAGGAAATGACCCATCAGGAGGAGCTATCTTCTTTTACAACCCAGTAACTGCTACTAACCAGTGGATAAGAAGTAGAGAGATTATTAACGAAATTGGAAGTCACGTATTTGCAGTTTAG
- the pyrR gene encoding bifunctional pyr operon transcriptional regulator/uracil phosphoribosyltransferase PyrR translates to MTTFVEKAQVMDEKSMLRAITRISHEILEQNKGTDNLVLVGIKRRGIPLAQKIAAKIKEIEGISVPVGTIDITYYRDDLTKKSEKPKVFGENITTKIDDKIVVLVDDVLYTGRTVRSALDALTDLGRAKRIQLAILVDRGHRELPIRADFVGKNVPTSLKEHVRVNIEDFDGTNGVFILEKK, encoded by the coding sequence ATGACTACCTTCGTTGAAAAAGCTCAAGTAATGGACGAAAAGTCAATGCTTAGAGCTATAACTAGAATATCCCACGAAATTTTAGAACAAAACAAAGGAACGGATAATCTTGTTTTAGTAGGAATTAAGCGAAGAGGCATACCACTTGCACAAAAAATCGCTGCTAAAATAAAAGAAATAGAAGGCATCTCCGTGCCCGTAGGAACTATAGATATTACGTACTATAGAGATGACCTAACTAAAAAGTCGGAAAAACCTAAAGTCTTTGGTGAAAATATAACTACAAAGATCGATGATAAGATAGTAGTGCTTGTTGACGATGTTTTATATACCGGTAGAACTGTTAGATCCGCTTTAGATGCTTTAACCGATTTAGGAAGAGCTAAAAGGATTCAATTGGCAATTTTAGTTGACCGTGGTCATAGAGAGCTTCCTATAAGGGCGGATTTTGTTGGCAAAAATGTCCCTACTTCGCTAAAGGAGCATGTAAGAGTTAATATAGAGGATTTTGATGGTACAAATGGTGTTTTTATTTTAGAGAAGAAATAA
- a CDS encoding DNA internalization-related competence protein ComEC/Rec2: MPWFIATAIATITIFYNSTTITVLSIIMLTILLLGYYNKKGLKCFMALCFVVLLIAIRFNYVEHQKEEWLKVREQPDTLTIQAVKTIDGYTGKIIDSKNHNINRGSINIYLDDEIKSGSIVKHTGKVNTSKQYNNFYVPYEYSYINDYVGYITQHTGSIEIKEATPALYHKINDVMISRANKVLNKLSEESRGLVQGIFFGSKTNISNTDHTSLLDAGLVHITAVSGFHVGIVFYMFFSLSALFFKDKDKRYLVGLLFTILFVIFVGFKASTLRALIMITIFTLSKILGYPYSLTRSIALTFIVSIIINPFLIYDMGFQFSYLGVLGIALFHSKITFLDWIPNEFLVNILKATIAVQITTFPLNIYYNGGFPLLSPLANLLTTPAMPLIFGALLFSMAFPISPVITLIDLLAKWILFVANIYGRWQPISVEFMLCVIFVAILLHIGLRFKEYKKYCITFAFGISMTFLIYTCIPTIHLHFIDVGQGDCILITDNRNNILVDTGGNINYDVGNRAVIPTLKRLGVTQLDFVFITHAHYDHGGAIAELAKQIPIKNIVVPDNNFFKGGTADLVFSTAKQHQINVISIEKGTKITFSEELKFNTLHPRTNFLPSESQLNNISLVFEGSLFDTQILLTGDVERQGEEVIAPLLGEADILKVAHHGSLTSTSKEIVKFTSPKYAIITVGENSFGHPSNDVIKRLENNGSEVLRTDKHGRIFFTIRPWGYKLDTVLR, encoded by the coding sequence ATGCCTTGGTTTATAGCTACAGCTATCGCAACAATAACAATTTTTTATAACTCTACGACAATTACAGTGCTATCTATTATTATGCTGACTATTTTACTTTTAGGTTATTATAATAAAAAAGGTTTAAAGTGCTTTATGGCTTTATGTTTTGTAGTTCTTTTAATTGCTATAAGGTTTAACTATGTAGAACATCAAAAAGAAGAGTGGTTAAAGGTTAGAGAACAGCCTGACACTTTGACTATTCAAGCAGTCAAAACCATAGATGGATATACAGGCAAGATAATTGACAGTAAAAACCACAACATTAACAGAGGCAGCATCAACATTTACTTAGACGATGAAATTAAAAGTGGTTCTATAGTAAAACATACAGGTAAAGTAAACACTTCCAAACAGTATAATAACTTCTATGTTCCATATGAGTACAGCTACATAAATGACTATGTAGGTTATATAACACAACATACAGGGTCAATTGAGATAAAGGAAGCAACCCCTGCCCTTTATCATAAGATAAACGATGTAATGATTTCTAGAGCTAACAAGGTGCTTAACAAGCTTTCAGAAGAAAGTCGAGGTTTGGTGCAAGGAATATTTTTTGGCAGCAAAACAAACATCAGCAACACAGACCACACCTCCCTATTAGATGCAGGACTTGTTCATATTACGGCAGTCTCAGGATTTCATGTGGGAATTGTGTTTTATATGTTTTTTAGTTTGTCAGCCTTATTTTTTAAAGATAAAGATAAACGATATTTAGTTGGGCTTTTATTTACTATTTTGTTTGTGATTTTTGTGGGATTTAAGGCTTCCACTTTAAGAGCGTTAATTATGATAACTATTTTTACCTTAAGCAAAATACTTGGCTACCCTTACTCTCTAACACGCTCTATTGCCCTGACCTTTATAGTTTCGATAATAATCAACCCATTTTTAATATATGATATGGGGTTTCAATTTTCCTATTTAGGAGTGCTGGGCATTGCGCTTTTTCACTCTAAAATAACTTTTCTAGATTGGATACCCAACGAATTTTTAGTAAACATTTTAAAGGCAACAATTGCTGTACAAATTACCACCTTTCCTCTAAATATTTACTATAATGGAGGGTTTCCGCTATTATCACCATTGGCAAATCTACTGACAACTCCAGCTATGCCACTTATCTTTGGGGCACTTTTATTTAGCATGGCATTTCCAATATCGCCGGTAATAACACTTATAGATCTGTTAGCAAAATGGATACTCTTTGTAGCTAATATATATGGAAGGTGGCAGCCAATAAGTGTGGAATTTATGCTATGTGTTATATTTGTCGCCATATTACTCCACATTGGCCTTCGCTTTAAAGAATATAAAAAATACTGTATTACATTTGCTTTTGGTATATCTATGACTTTTTTAATTTATACCTGCATCCCTACAATTCATCTGCATTTTATAGATGTAGGTCAAGGAGATTGTATTCTTATTACTGATAATAGAAATAATATACTAGTTGATACAGGAGGTAATATCAATTATGATGTAGGAAATAGGGCAGTGATACCAACCTTAAAAAGATTGGGGGTTACGCAGTTAGACTTTGTATTTATAACTCATGCTCATTATGATCATGGAGGAGCTATAGCAGAGCTAGCTAAACAAATACCCATTAAAAACATTGTGGTTCCTGATAATAATTTTTTTAAAGGAGGTACTGCAGATTTGGTTTTTAGCACTGCCAAACAGCATCAAATTAACGTTATAAGTATAGAAAAAGGTACAAAAATAACCTTTAGTGAAGAGTTAAAGTTTAATACCTTACACCCCCGAACAAATTTTTTGCCAAGTGAATCACAGTTAAATAACATTTCCCTTGTCTTTGAAGGAAGCTTATTTGACACACAAATCCTTTTGACAGGAGATGTGGAAAGACAAGGAGAAGAGGTCATAGCCCCTTTATTAGGTGAAGCTGATATTTTAAAGGTTGCCCATCATGGAAGCTTAACTTCCACTTCCAAAGAAATCGTAAAATTTACCTCTCCTAAGTATGCTATAATAACAGTTGGTGAAAATTCTTTTGGTCATCCATCTAACGATGTTATCAAACGTCTAGAAAATAACGGAAGTGAGGTTTTAAGGACTGATAAGCACGGAAGGATATTTTTTACCATCAGGCCATGGGGTTATAAATTAGATACAGTACTGAGGTGA
- the holA gene encoding DNA polymerase III subunit delta → MDKEIKVKKSNLSNLYLFYGEERYWTEKNIKKIHKAVFADNDEMKEYNYDLIGADFTPMKVLEALQGLPFMSEKRLVVLNNTGVFKKTPTKKEKELSDVIINYLENPNPQTIFIIAEVDCHNIRSNKIFKMIDKEGVALQCSSLKPYEVRSWIEKQFQNHHIKVTGGIIDTLVNNLNNDLYALENEIKKIISYIGDKDNVTINDVNAVCTFVNTDNIFGLIDNIANGKTDEAIKTLHTMNQNGSHYLLIYSMIVNHFRLLTKVLDLLERGYTSKNINSKLKLHPYRLEKAIKQASRFTLKKLLKKLEILARYEGKIKQGKLEGIKGLEMVIVEMKETN, encoded by the coding sequence GTGGATAAGGAGATAAAAGTAAAAAAGAGTAATCTCTCAAACTTATACTTATTTTATGGTGAAGAGCGTTACTGGACAGAGAAAAACATTAAAAAAATTCACAAAGCAGTATTCGCAGATAATGATGAGATGAAGGAATACAACTATGATTTAATAGGAGCGGACTTTACGCCAATGAAAGTGTTAGAGGCGCTGCAAGGGCTACCGTTTATGAGTGAAAAAAGGTTGGTTGTTCTAAACAACACAGGAGTTTTTAAAAAAACACCTACTAAAAAAGAAAAGGAGCTAAGTGACGTAATAATAAATTACTTAGAAAATCCTAACCCCCAAACTATCTTTATCATAGCAGAAGTTGATTGTCATAACATAAGAAGTAATAAAATATTTAAAATGATTGACAAAGAAGGCGTGGCGTTGCAGTGTAGCAGCCTAAAACCTTATGAGGTTCGAAGCTGGATTGAAAAACAATTCCAAAATCACCATATTAAAGTAACCGGTGGAATTATAGATACTTTAGTCAATAATTTAAACAATGACTTATATGCTTTAGAAAATGAGATTAAAAAAATAATTTCTTATATTGGTGATAAAGACAATGTAACCATAAATGACGTAAATGCAGTTTGTACATTTGTAAATACTGATAATATTTTTGGGTTAATAGATAATATAGCTAACGGAAAAACCGATGAAGCAATAAAAACTTTACATACAATGAATCAAAATGGTTCTCACTACCTGTTGATTTATAGTATGATTGTCAATCACTTTAGATTATTAACTAAAGTTTTAGACCTTCTAGAGCGTGGCTATACGTCTAAAAACATAAACAGCAAGCTTAAACTACACCCTTATAGGCTGGAGAAAGCCATAAAGCAAGCTTCGAGATTTACTTTAAAAAAACTTCTCAAAAAGTTAGAGATTTTAGCCAGATATGAAGGCAAAATTAAACAAGGTAAGCTAGAAGGTATTAAGGGCTTAGAAATGGTAATTGTGGAAATGAAAGAAACTAATTAA
- the rpsT gene encoding 30S ribosomal protein S20 codes for MPNIKSAKKRVRITAKKTERNYAIRSFVKNRIKNYETALLNNDKELAQTELTNAVKAIDSAVSKGVLHKNTAARKKSRLAKKFNNIA; via the coding sequence ATGCCTAATATCAAGTCTGCTAAGAAAAGAGTAAGAATTACCGCTAAAAAAACTGAAAGAAATTACGCTATAAGATCATTTGTTAAAAACAGAATTAAAAACTACGAAACAGCATTACTTAATAACGATAAAGAGTTAGCTCAAACTGAGCTTACTAACGCAGTAAAAGCTATAGACTCTGCAGTTAGCAAAGGTGTTTTACACAAAAACACTGCTGCCCGTAAAAAGTCACGCCTAGCGAAAAAGTTCAATAACATCGCTTAG
- a CDS encoding phage holin family protein, translating to MLRLVIRFIISAIVLMAMGFFLPGFGALGFVGALISAVVISVLGYIMEKLFGENISPQNRGIVGFISSAVVIYLAQFLVADLNVSIFGALIAAFIIGIVDAFVPTELR from the coding sequence ATGTTGAGATTAGTAATTAGGTTCATTATTTCTGCGATTGTATTAATGGCCATGGGATTTTTTCTGCCGGGATTTGGGGCTTTAGGATTTGTTGGAGCTTTAATTTCAGCGGTAGTAATTTCTGTGCTAGGTTATATCATGGAAAAATTATTTGGTGAAAACATTTCTCCACAAAATCGTGGTATTGTAGGATTTATTTCATCTGCGGTTGTTATATATCTAGCGCAATTTTTAGTGGCTGATTTAAATGTCTCTATTTTCGGTGCTCTTATTGCGGCGTTTATTATAGGAATAGTGGATGCATTTGTTCCAACAGAACTTAGATAA
- the gpr gene encoding GPR endopeptidase, whose translation MTINFRTDLAVEAHEYVATQNPQGINGVDVQDQNFQDHFVKRVEITTPGASQQMGKQMGRYITLEMPDFRKKNTEFEERVSQTFAQQLNSMLPPSPNQNVLIVGLGNWNVTPDALGPKVIDRLLITRHLKSMMPERFSNNDYQTVSALAPGVLGLTGIETSEVIEGVVRQTQPDYIIAIDALAARDVSRLNTTIQISDTGIHPGSGVGNKRKGITREDLGVDVIAIGVPTVVDAVTVTSDTIEMVTNTVAQNSQGGQGGQFYQALNSLDGQQKEQLIAEVLNQNLGSLIVTPKEIDRLIEDISDVVAGGINAALHPVIDYQDATKHLY comes from the coding sequence TTGACAATTAATTTTAGGACAGACTTAGCAGTTGAAGCTCACGAATATGTAGCAACACAGAACCCCCAAGGAATCAACGGAGTGGATGTACAGGATCAAAACTTTCAAGACCATTTTGTTAAGAGAGTTGAAATAACTACTCCTGGGGCGTCTCAACAAATGGGCAAACAAATGGGGAGATATATAACTTTAGAAATGCCAGACTTTCGTAAGAAAAACACAGAGTTTGAAGAAAGGGTAAGTCAAACTTTTGCTCAACAATTAAACTCTATGTTACCACCAAGTCCTAACCAGAATGTTCTTATTGTGGGGTTAGGCAACTGGAACGTCACTCCAGATGCATTAGGGCCAAAAGTTATCGACAGACTACTTATTACCCGTCACCTGAAATCCATGATGCCCGAAAGATTTAGTAATAACGACTACCAAACAGTGTCGGCGCTTGCGCCAGGTGTTTTAGGTTTAACTGGGATTGAAACTAGTGAGGTTATTGAAGGAGTAGTTAGGCAAACTCAACCCGACTATATTATAGCCATAGATGCTCTAGCTGCAAGGGATGTATCAAGGCTCAACACTACAATCCAAATCTCTGATACAGGAATACATCCTGGTTCAGGAGTTGGTAATAAAAGAAAGGGAATAACAAGGGAAGATTTAGGTGTCGATGTAATAGCAATTGGTGTTCCAACTGTTGTAGATGCTGTCACTGTAACAAGTGATACCATCGAGATGGTTACAAATACAGTTGCTCAAAATAGCCAAGGCGGTCAAGGTGGTCAGTTTTACCAAGCATTAAACTCATTAGATGGGCAACAAAAAGAGCAGTTGATAGCTGAAGTGTTAAATCAGAATCTAGGTTCTTTGATTGTTACTCCAAAAGAGATAGATAGACTAATTGAAGATATAAGTGATGTTGTGGCAGGCGGAATTAACGCAGCTTTGCATCCAGTGATAGACTATCAAGATGCAACAAAACATTTATATTAG
- a CDS encoding stage II sporulation protein P: MKRTNQQSFHQFKNSNRFSYKNSKSKSPIVNIPLLIITVGITFFMLVFVMQNYYTHNPHLYKDYLLQTVPAFEMVAPREEDIVEHSLLVSLVSMTTGINITNPFSLLESQVPAFAQLDYKPVVTTPAEKKPLEVVENDAEEEEKNEPAINAEDLKVAIYHSHTTEAFVPTSGIPHTEKFDETIVKVGEKLKEQLESMGVYVLHDKTYHNQRHSESYRKSATTVEEIVKENDFDLIIDLHRDGVGQSSSVGRPVTTADIQGEEMGKLLFLVGGRHDDWRQNYALANTLNEVTKQKYPGLSRGVIVRSTGNYNQDLHKNNILIEIGGHWNTLEEAIKTTKPLAEIIVEGLMQRNE; the protein is encoded by the coding sequence ATGAAAAGAACTAATCAGCAAAGCTTTCATCAGTTTAAAAATAGCAATAGATTTTCCTATAAAAACTCTAAAAGTAAATCCCCTATAGTTAATATTCCACTGCTGATAATCACGGTGGGCATAACTTTTTTTATGCTAGTTTTTGTTATGCAAAATTATTACACTCATAATCCACATCTTTATAAAGACTACCTTCTACAAACAGTGCCTGCCTTTGAAATGGTAGCGCCGCGAGAAGAAGACATAGTGGAGCATAGTTTGCTAGTTAGCTTAGTGAGTATGACAACAGGTATAAATATAACTAATCCTTTTAGCCTTTTAGAAAGCCAGGTGCCTGCTTTTGCTCAGCTAGACTATAAACCTGTGGTTACCACTCCAGCTGAAAAAAAGCCTTTAGAAGTTGTCGAAAACGATGCTGAGGAAGAAGAAAAGAATGAACCTGCTATAAACGCCGAAGATTTAAAGGTGGCAATTTACCATTCGCATACTACGGAAGCTTTTGTGCCGACAAGCGGCATTCCGCATACCGAAAAGTTTGATGAAACCATCGTAAAGGTGGGAGAAAAACTAAAAGAACAGTTAGAGAGTATGGGCGTTTATGTATTACACGATAAAACATACCATAATCAAAGACATAGTGAGTCTTACCGCAAATCTGCCACCACAGTAGAAGAAATTGTTAAGGAAAATGATTTTGATCTAATAATAGACCTACACCGTGATGGTGTGGGACAAAGTTCCAGCGTTGGAAGGCCGGTTACAACAGCTGATATTCAAGGGGAAGAAATGGGCAAACTCCTTTTCCTTGTAGGTGGGAGACATGATGATTGGAGACAAAATTATGCGCTAGCCAACACGCTAAATGAAGTCACCAAGCAAAAGTACCCCGGTCTAAGCCGTGGTGTAATAGTTAGGTCCACTGGAAACTACAATCAAGACCTTCATAAAAATAATATACTTATAGAAATCGGTGGTCATTGGAATACTTTAGAAGAGGCTATAAAAACAACTAAGCCTCTTGCAGAAATTATTGTGGAGGGACTTATGCAAAGAAATGAATAA